In the genome of Microcoleus vaginatus PCC 9802, the window TGTATTCAAGGAGTCCAGCATCAATGAAGGTGGATATTTTGTTTCCAGAATTTTGGCTGGGGAATCGGACTGCATCGAGAAAATTACCTCGGCACTTCAAAAATATGCCTCTATCCTTATAGAGGTTGACCAAGTTCGCACAACTTCTGACGGCAGCTCGGGCCAACTTCAATTAGGCTCTGTTATCCTCAATTCAGATTACCTCGATCCATACAAAAGTTAATTGCCAAAATCGCACAGTTATCAAATAAGCTTGATGAGATAGCTCCGGGGCGTATCTACCAATAATGCCCTTAATGGAGTCTCCAATATGAGTTCTACGTTCGCTCAAGTTAACTCACAATCTTCTTTTGAAAAACGGCCACGGCGCTCCTTAGTCTTCATTGACTCCGGCGTGGAAGATTACGAGTCAATTGCAGCGGGAGTGCTGCCGGGACAGCAGGTAGTAATACTCGACCGCACCAAAAACGGCATCGAACAAATCACCTCCGAGATGGAAAAATACGCCTCTACTAAGGGGGCGATAGACTCGGTTCACATTATTTCTCACGGCAGTTCTGGCAGCCTACAATTAGGCAATACCGCTCTGGCTTCAGATAACCTAGAGCAATACAAAAGCCAGTTGAAAAAGTGGCAAACTTCACTAGCCCCACAAGCAGACATCATGCTGTACGGCTGCGATGTAGCAGACGGTACAGGTGCTAATTTCGTCGATCGCTTCAGTCAATTAACCGGGGCTGACGTTGCGGCATCCACCAACACAACCGGCCGCGGCGGCGACTGGAATTTAGAATTTGCCTCTGGCCAAATTGAATCTCCCTCAGCCTTGCAGCCAGAGGCTATGGCTAGTTACCAAGGTGATTTAGCTACGATC includes:
- a CDS encoding DUF4347 domain-containing protein, yielding MLASLRETTRASEYANSPSKSFVFKESSINEGGYFVSRILAGESDCIEKITSALQKYASILIEVDQVRTTSDGSSGQLQLGSVILNSDYLDPYKS